A single window of Vigna unguiculata cultivar IT97K-499-35 chromosome 1, ASM411807v1, whole genome shotgun sequence DNA harbors:
- the LOC114162097 gene encoding REF/SRPP-like protein At1g67360 — protein sequence MAKTELEVTVDRKNKDLKHLGFVRIAAIQTFVFVSNLYEYAKQNSGPLRSAVGTVENTVTTVLGPVCNKFKGFPDDVLVFVDKKVDEATQKFDEHAPPVAKQLANQAKGLIQKVANEAGKVAGEAQSGGPRAAVVYVATESKHFVLINSVKLWNGLNHYPPFHAIAEMAVPTAAHWSEKYNHVIKAMTQKGYCFIGYLPLIPIDEIAKAFKQGQGNLKGDDAPYVEKSSESSSDSD from the exons ATGGCCAAGACCGAG TTGGAGGTAACGGTTGACAGGAAGAACAAAGACCTAAAGCACCTGGGGTTTGTGAGGATTGCTGCTATTCAAACCTTTGTGTTTGTGTCAAATCTGTATGAGTACGCAAAGCAAAATTCTGGGCCTTTGAGATCTGCTGTTGGAACGGTGGAAAACACTGTAACCACCGTTCTTGGTCCAGTCTGCAACAAGTTCAAGGGCTTCCCTGATGATGTCCTGGTTTTCGTTGACAAAAAG GTGGATGAAGCTACACAGAAGTTCGATGAGCATGCTCCTCCTGTTGCTAAGCAGTTGGCGAATCAAGCGAAGGGTTTGATTCAGAAAGTGGCAAACGAGGCAGGGAAAGTTGCTGGTGAAGCTCAATCTGGGGGACCAAGAGCAGCTGTGGTTTATGTGGCTACAGAGTCAAAGCATTTTGTGTTGATAAATTCAGTGAAGTTGTGGAATGGACTGAACCACTATCCACCATTCCATGCAATTGCAGAGATGGCAGTTCCCACTGCTGCTCACTGGTCAGAGAAGTACAACCATGTGATCAAGGCCATGACTCAAAAGGGTTACTGTTTCATTGGGTATCTACCCTTGATTCCCATTGATGAGATTGCCAAGGCCTTTAAGCAGGGTCAGGGGAACTTGAAAGGAGATGATGCACCCTATGTTGAAAAGAGCTCAGAGTCATCATCTGATTCTGATTGA
- the LOC114175010 gene encoding F-box protein At1g67340-like has protein sequence MSSDMPFPSKRQKTSPEKTSDFFESLPDDLLLSILCKLSATASSPSDFVNVLVTCKRLNSLGLHSLVLSKASHKTFLVKPQNWCDSVHRFLKHCADAGNIEACYTLGMIRFYCLQNRGSGASLMAKAAMNSHAPALYSLAVIQFNGSGGTKNDKDLRAGVALCARAAFLGHIDALRELGHCLQDGYGVKQNVAEGRRFLLQANARELAAVLSAASNKRPWVTWNLPVPHPRLRLGTGSGCPLLSDYGCNVPASETHPASKFLSEWFVIRSGSLGPGMRLCSHTGCGRPETRRHEFRRCSVCGVVNYCSRACQALDWKFRHKAECAPVERWLNDDGEEVAGEDGVGGDAVMMANS, from the exons ATGTCTTCAGACATGCCCTTCCCTTCCAAGCGACAAAAAACATCGCCGGAGAAAACCTCCGACTTCTTCGAATCTTTGCCGGACGATCTTCTCCTCTCTATCCTCTGCAAGCTCAGTGCCACAGCATCGTCACCCTCCGATTTTGTCAATGTCTTAGTAAC GTGCAAGAGACTAAACTCTCTGGGCCTTCACTCTCTGGTGTTATCAAAAGCATCCCACAAAACATTCTTAGTCAAACCCCAAAATTGGTGTGATTCTGTTCACCGTTTTCTCAAGCATTGTGCCGATGCCGGAAACATTGAAGCCTGTTACACTCTCGGCATG ATTCGGTTTTATTGTCTGCAAAACAGAGGGAGCGGCGCGTCGCTGATGGCGAAGGCGGCTATGAATTCTCACGCGCCGGCGCTGTATTCTCTTGCCGTGATACAGTTCAACGGAAGCGGCGGCACAAAAAACGACAAGGACCTCCGGGCCGGAGTCGCGCTGTGCGCACGCGCGGCTTTTCTCGGACATATCGACGCGCTGCGTGAGCTTGGTCATTGTCTGCAAGACGGTTACGGCGTCAAGCAGAACGTAGCGGAAGGTCGACGCTTTTTGTTGCAAGCCAACGCGCGTGAACTCGCCGCCGTGCTCTCCGCCGCGAGCAATAAGCGTCCGTGGGTGACGTGGAACCTCCCAGTACCGCACCCGCGACTCCGTTTGGGGACCGGGTCGGGTTGTCCGCTGTTGAGTGATTACGGTTGCAACGTGCCGGCGTCGGAGACTCATCCGGCGAGTAAGTTTTTGTCGGAGTGGTTTGTAATTCGGAGCGGGTCGTTGGGTCCGGGTATGAGACTGTGTTCACATACGGGTTGCGGGCGACCCGAGACTAGGAGGCACGAGTTCCGGAGGTGTTCAGTCTGCGGTGTGGTGAATTATTGCTCGCGCGCGTGTCAGGCGCTTGATTGGAAATTCCGGCATAAGGCGGAATGTGCTCCCGTTGAGAGGTGGCTCAATGACGACGGGGAAGAAGTCGCCGGCGAGGACGGCGTTGGCGGCGACGCCGTAATGATGGCTAATAGTTAG